CGTTGTATCACGACAGGAACGCTATTCCACAAAACAAGGGTAGCCACAGGGAAAGgcctgctctgagttactgtggAACAGGTTTCTGAGAACTTTGAAACGTCATAGTATTATAGAGTTGGGAGAGAcaatgagggtcatccagtccaaacccactgtgatgcaggaatcttttgcccaatgtggggttaaAATCCCTGACTATGAGATTAAGAGCCCCATGCTCTAACTTGCAGGAGAAGCTTTCCAGCAGACCACAGTGACTACAGTTAACACCCAACAAGTGCAATACTCCCGTAACAGTTATTGCCTGACCATCACCTTTCTACCGAGATATGACATGCATATATCCTAAGAATAAAATGGAACAACCAGTGTTGTTCTTTTAATACAGAGAAGGTATCAGTGATGCCATTAGACAGATTTGGTATTGAAGGCCATTATGTTCGAGATAACCACTCATGGCCATATCCATTCAACAGACTCACAATCAGGGAGGTGTTTTCTGGAATTCTGATTCCTTCAATGAAGTTTTCCTTTCCCGACAAGCGCAGAGTGGCTGCAGCCGGCGGATACAACCGCAAGACTTCTTTGAGAACCTGAGAGGTTGAAAattgatttatatatttataagacATACTTGTTGactgccattttgttttgttttgtttggaaatcaaagtggtttacaaaacttAAAATAAGAAAAATTCAAAAGTTAACACAGATTACCAGATAACTACTATGGaacacagggacacgggtggcgctgtgggttaaaccactgagcccagggcttgccgatcagaaggttggcggttctaatccccgtgacggggtgagctcccgttgctcggtccctgctcctgccaacctagcagttcaaaagcacgtcaaagtgcaagtagataaataggtaaatggctacctccagcgggaaggtaaacggcgtttccgtgcactgctctggttcaccagaagcagcttagtcatgttggccacatgacctggaagctgtacatcggttcccttggccaataaagggagatgagcaccgcaaccccagaggcccCTTTACTATGGAACATGTttttcttaattgtctgcataaCTATCTGGTGGCCAGACCCAGTGTGTATTTATCAGGGtttgccaaacttgggtctccagctgtttttggactacagtttccatcatccctaaccactggttctgctagcgagggatgatgggagtttctgGGTtagaaaaacagctggagacccaagtttgggaaactgtgaTTTAAACCATGTGCTAATTAAGCCAAGTGTAAAAGCAGGTAATTTCCTTTTGAGTGTTAGCCTTGGGATAGGCCATTTAGGCGACACAAAGGATGAAAGGCAAATCTCATTTCCAGGTGTATGGGTTTGGTCCCTCCCTCAACGGAGGGTTTAGTTTAAAAGACAATGCCAGTATTTTAGGGGAAGTTAGAATTTAGAATAGCAGTAAGGAGTAAAGGAGCAGAGTTCATAAGCAGTGCCCTGGTGAGAGAGTCAAATCAGCATGCTGATGTCCGTTTTGAATCCAGTGTTGTAACGCTGGAAATACAGATTGTAATGCTGGAGACCCTTCCAtagtagactcaggttgtatatttgtgttaataaaccatatatcataatgaCGCCACagtttctgctgtgcctcattgtccaaaaggaaacatagACACTGGGTCAAAGAGCGCCTGCAACCCTTGGAATCTCACACTGATAACCAAGCTAGGAGTGGTGTGGAACAATATATGTACTTCAACTTTCCATCTCAGTCACACCTTGAATGTGGCTTGGTAGCAAATAGGCAACCAGTTTAGCTCCTTGAACAAAGGTGTAACATGCTTGTGATAGGCCACTCCATTCAGCAACCTAACTGCCCAATTCTGCACCAGTTCCCAGGCTAgccccaagggaagccccacgtaGTCACGCTGAAAATTTTGAGTAATAAGAGGTATCACATTGTGTTAACATTGCTGCTCAGATTTCACACAACAGTTACAAGTTAATATAAGATTTCTCTGCAAGAATCCTGGAACATCTTCCTTACCATATCTGAGACATCTTTTGCTTAGAAAGATACCAAGAACTAGGCTTTAAGTTTCATTTGGAAACCAATGTGTTATTCTTTCCAGCTGCCCTAAGGCACAGAAAGGACTATGCGGAAGAGCTCTAGGTTATCTGTGGCTTTGTTATTCACGTGTACCTGTGATAAGTATTTGAGATTCCCAAGATCTTCATAGGCAACCTCTCTGTTCATACCAATGACCTTGTCTACTTCCTCCTGAAGCCTAAGAAGGAAAAACAGGAGAAGCTTTAGTCAACTAATGACCACTGATCATTTCTGCTAAAAGGTAAGATTTCTGTATTTGAAAAGATCAGGATTTATTGTCCTTATATTGGCAGAATGGTCAACGGTTCCACTATGAATAGACTGATGGACTGAGGTCCAAGGGACTACACTTAAGGTGAAGACACGGCTTACATTTGTAGAGTGGTAGAGTCATTTTGGAAGAGCCCTTAGCAGATTCAGTAAAAACATACGTTTCACTCCCCGCTTGCAAGAGTTTAACTGGGGAAAGAATGGTCgccagatagacagacagacagacagatacagTAGTCTAAAAATGAACTGGACTGCTGCATAATATCGGCTATATCTTTTAAAAGAGACTACTCATATTTTCTTGCAATTGATATTATCAGCAGCTGTTCCTTTCTTACAAGGAAAATAGCTATCTGGAGGCAATAAACATTCATATAATCAAAGGAATCAGATGGGCAAATGGTAACTGTGCTTTaaaagataaagaactacacaacttttagaagacatctgaaggcagccctgcatcaggaagtttttaatgtttgacatcttattatttttttatattttgctggaagcagcccagagtggctggggacgaTTGTACTGTTTTGAGTATGCAAGGTCTTAGGGGTCATTTTTGTACAAATGGTCCTGACCATCTTTTGGTACTTGCTCATATGGATAAAAGTTAGCATGGATAAAACCAAGCAATCCCAGATGCAAAGTCAATAGCCATTCTCAAGACTGTAAAGGCTGGGGAAAGGTATTACTGTGATTAATTGCAGATGACGATAACCATGACCTGTTTCATACATTCCAGGTGTCCATATGAACAAGTATTTAAACGTGGCCAGGACTGTTCCTatgtacaaaacaacaacatcatcaacaacaacaacaacaacaacatggtgtgAATTATTCTCCTCTGCACAGCCCCACAAGtcagaaacctttaaaaaaataaaaacaagacattGCAATCTGCTGAAACTATAATCACAGACAAGTTAAGGAAACAACGAAAAGGAGACGAAGCAGACAAGGCTGTTTACCTACTTTGCAACAATCTCAGGGTGCCGCCCCAACTCCATTATGGTGAATGACAACAGATTAGCAGTGGTTTCATGACCTGCAGGATAGAGAATCAAACTGGGTAGGGCAGGGAGATAGGAATAAAACTAAACATCACAATTTCAGAAACTTGAGTAGTTTGGTGTGGAAGTGTTCCTCGCTATTTACCTCTCAAGTCAGCTATCTTCTGGCTATGTTGTAGTTGGAATAAAATGCTACTCTTTTCTTAAGAGCTCAGTGCACTCTTTGAAacagctctgcttctcatttAAGCAATAAGGTAGGTGGCAGCATTGATGGTGGGGGTGGCTCTCCAGCTGTGGCCACCACCCTTCCCACCATGGGTGCACACGTTCACTTAGCAAATAAATGCAAAGAGTTTTGATTCCTGCTCATCAGTTGATGAGCAGGGATTAAACCCTGGTGCCTTGCCTGCATGATCCTGTTCCTTGCTAGGAACAAGGTGCACAACCAAGGCAGGATGTAATAACTCTGTCCTCCCAGCCATCAGGTTATGTCACCAGTTAGGACAACTCATGGAGAGATGGGCGCTGTCTGGGCAAAATGGCTGCACAGGCCAAATTAGACCACTTGGTGTGTCAATATTGGCCTGTAGACTGAAGGTTCCCCATCTAGGGAAACTAGCTGCTCAATATAATCCAGCTAGTTCAACTAGGCCCAAGTGAATCTTTTATGAACTGCTTTGTGTGTGATCTGTCTGAAAACGCAGCCCACAAATAGAGGGCCCACACTGCAGATGAAAAGGCAACTAATCGGCATATACATTGGTTGGACACGTAAAAATCCCATTTCTGCCTGCAGAACTTCCTCAGTCCATTGGGGGGGGGTAATTGTATGTttaatttcaaaaagcaaaacgtCTACTAACCTGCAAAGAAGAAGTTGACAAAATTGTCCAGCAAATTTTCTTCATCATAGTTCCCTTCCTGATCTGTCGAGACAGTAAAGCACAAGGTTGAGACACCTCTTTAAAGGTGGGCAAATTCCAAGACATTCCAAAAATACAATATAGATATTATGTAGATGGGGAAATGTGACCTCAATAGTCAAGCAAACATCACAGGAACAACCCCCCCCATCAGAAATAACAGAATTATGCGATAAATAGTCCTGCTTATTAAGAACCAGTATATCTGGATCCCAATACCCTAGGGGCTACAGCAAAGCAACCCCAGAGCATTTCATAATTGGAGCTGCTTAAGactatctagggacgcgggtggcgcagtgggtaaaagcctcagcgcctagggcttgccgatcgaaaggttggcggttcgaatccccgcggcagggtgcgctcccgttgctcggtcccagcgcctgccaacctagcagttcaaaagcacccccgggtgcaagtagataaatagggaccgcttactggtgggaaggtaaacggcgtttccgtgtgctgcgctggctcgccagatgcagcttgtcacgctggccacgtgacccggaagtgtctccggacagcgctggctcccggcctatagagtgagatgggcgcacaaccctagagtctgtcaagactggcccgtacgggcaggggtacctttacctttaccttttaagactaTCTTACATTGTGTGTATTACCTTGCATTTTCAGTATCTGAGTGAGAATATCCACTGGGATCTCTTCTCCATTCTTCATGGCCTTCTGCCTCTGGTCAATGCACTCCTTCCCAGTATTTCGCAGCAACCTTACGCTTTCCTGAATCTCTTTAACTACTTTCCTGTTCCATGGCAAATACTGCACAAATAATAGGCATTGTCATGAGAATGCCAGCATAAAACGTAAACACAGCACAGGAAGAGTTCTGGGATTTTATttacattaataaaaaaaatacattacgAGCTGTGCGTCTTTGTTTCTCAGTTTGTTCCTTTTACATGGTTTCGTATGTATTTTGGCATTTTATACATGGTGCCTTGCTGCTATTTTTcttgattatagtttagtaatGATTTATTGTAAGTGTTAAGATTGAATTTCtggttaattattatttgctggtgttcaatttggttgtttaCTATTAtgggattattgaatattactttatttgatatcaGTTGCTTATTTTcaaagttatgtttttattatgacttcTTCGTATTGGATCAGCTTGTTAGAAGGTGTGTGATCTCTGTTGAATGTTTTGATGCcttttcagcttgtaaactgccttgtgtatagcaatatagaaagggggtttacaaattaaaagtgaaatgaaaagttAAGAAGCAAAAGAAAGGTTTCATAGTGATATCGCCCAAGATACTAGGGTCCCAATGTCACAGTCCTCATTTTGAGACTCCTGGAACTTACAACCACTCCTGCAAAATAAGTCTCAGAATTTCACATTACCCTCTCCCTCCCATTCTGAATTAGCTTGGGAGGCAATAACTTCAGCATCGGACAGGGAGAGTGTTTGAGAAAAGCCTACACTGACCTCAAAAAAAGGAATGCGGGAAGTGCTCAGTCCTTTTGTAACCATAAGTATAGCATGAGGAAAAGGAGTCTGGTCATCTTGCAGGGTCTTCAGTTCTAGGCCAAAAGCCGCCTGATGAACATTAAGAAAAAATAGAAGATTTGTCAAAGTTCTGAGTGTTACTTATAGCTGTCAGTTCTCTTTCATGCTAACTGAGGCCGTTACATTCCCTGATTTTGCAGAAGAGACAGGTGGTTCCATTTGCTAAGAGGAGGGCCTCCAAAGTTCAGGTTTTGATCATTAATAACCTAAACAATCTGGGGCCAGGATATCCGAAGGATTCTCAGCCCTTTCCTCTTGCATTCCTTTATTAAAGTTACGCTTTGCACTTTGTGTTTGGCTGTGGCCCAGTGTGTCGGCATCTGTGTTAAGAGGCGTCCCCTGCTCCTTAATGGAAATGAGAAATTCATACGGCGAGTACCTTTGCAATGATGTCCAACATCACGCGTCTCAGCAGGCTCATCACATCCACTCCATTTGCTCCAGTGCCTTTTTTCTCCAACACCTCCATAAGCTCTTCTGCTACTTCATTAaaagttcccatcaaccccatcaAGTAACTGGGCAATCAAAAAAGTGatacaaatgaggaagaagaggaagaagagtttggatttgatatcccgcctttcactccctttaaggagtctcaaagcggctaacattctcctttcccttcctcccccacaacaaacactctgtgaggtgagcggggctgagagacttcaaggaagcgtgactggcccaaggtcacccagcagctgcaagtggaggagtggagacgcgaacccggttccccagattagcagactaccgctcttaaccactacaccacactggctctcaatgtcaATGAAATGTCAATGAAACAAAATTATAATTGCAAGCTGGAGCCATCCATTGTGAACAAAATGCATGCACAAGTTTTCCCCAAGTATGCACATCCACATaccttcctacacacacacacacacacacacacacacacacacacacacacgtatgacaCTCAGGAGTACAAGCACACACATGTTAACACACTGCATTCTGTACAAAACAGATCTGGTGAAGGCAATGAGAAGAAGGATATCCCTTAGCCCTCCACCCAAAGAACCCATAGAAGGGGgccaaagggccatctagtccgaccacctgcaaggcaggaatctcagctaaagcatccatgacagatggccatccaacctctgcttaaaaacccccaaggaaggagagtccaccacctcttgtgggagtctgttccactgattaatgttacgatatggatgcaatgcgaccgcgagcagcaggtggcttgaaagcaaaacataatgggaatgttggaactgttccgtgggaacagagggagggtctattttcagtgcaaagcaccagaaatagctctgagtgacctgtacaggaagtacaggaggaggagtttaTTGTCTCTCTTTTGATGGAGTCTgatgagagcagacgtgtttctctgtaacgctgcaaagacagaaataaaggcatgtaaatacatttctgtctatctctttcccctgcctgggggagggcagggaagagtggtgtgttcttctcacgtttgaggaggatcgccgatcgagaccttgcctgcatctgccgggaatgcagacagggaggtcatcaggagatcatgccgggtgcctggagagtggccagtatCTCC
The Podarcis muralis chromosome 1, rPodMur119.hap1.1, whole genome shotgun sequence DNA segment above includes these coding regions:
- the LOC114588390 gene encoding cholesterol 24-hydroxylase-like isoform X3, whose amino-acid sequence is MGALAVIWGLLHPLLVALLAVFVFYCCYIKSVHMKYDHIPGPPRASFFFGHLPLVWGMIKKQEVYYDLFKQWAEEYGPVLRLNAFHKVALLVSAPEGVKVYLTSPEYPKDPMVYRGLHDMYGVRFLGQGLSAVLDYNHWHNQRRIMDPAFKPTYLMGLMGTFNEVAEELMEVLEKKGTGANGVDVMSLLRRVMLDIIAKAAFGLELKTLQDDQTPFPHAILMVTKGLSTSRIPFFEYLPWNRKVVKEIQESVRLLRNTGKECIDQRQKAMKNGEEIPVDILTQILKMQDQEGNYDEENLLDNFVNFFFAGHETTANLLSFTIMELGRHPEIVAKLQEEVDKVIGMNREVAYEDLGNLKYLSQVLKEVLRLYPPAAATLRLSGKENFIEGIRIPENTSLITFPAA
- the LOC114588390 gene encoding cholesterol 24-hydroxylase-like isoform X4 translates to MVYRGLHDMYGVRFLGQGLSAVLDYNHWHNQRRIMDPAFKPTYLMGLMGTFNEVAEELMEVLEKKGTGANGVDVMSLLRRVMLDIIAKAAFGLELKTLQDDQTPFPHAILMVTKGLSTSRIPFFEYLPWNRKVVKEIQESVRLLRNTGKECIDQRQKAMKNGEEIPVDILTQILKMQDQEGNYDEENLLDNFVNFFFAGHETTANLLSFTIMELGRHPEIVAKLQEEVDKVIGMNREVAYEDLGNLKYLSQVLKEVLRLYPPAAATLRLSGKENFIEGIRIPENTSLIFCTYVMGRLGKFFHDPLVFDPDRFNRDQPRHYYCYFPFSLGPRSCIGQKFAMMEAKVVMAKLLQRFEFQLVQPQSFRVRDAGTLRPYDGIDCRLKLRHQYD